One window of Quercus robur chromosome 12, dhQueRobu3.1, whole genome shotgun sequence genomic DNA carries:
- the LOC126709444 gene encoding fatty-acid-binding protein 1 isoform X2, with amino-acid sequence MVSLRFPFLFSQPPKPNPKLPHTKPTTTASTFLAASAVVATAGAAAIAICQDPKDPFLKKALNSLFSNKSNNCSLPLWGSLSLAENSSSSSTVVESKTGVSFPSVLDDSKRLLGIGLRKKSVLGLKNIDVYAFGVYADDNDLKKFLSEKYGKLSNTEFKENKEFNEYLIENDICMTVRLQIVYSKLSIRSVRSAFEESVGSRLQKFGGSDNKDLLQRRASFPKLAAKKGSCVLLSPPPP; translated from the exons ATGGTCTCCCTGCGCTTTCCATTCTTGTTTTCTCAGCCCCCAAAGCCAAATCCAAAGCTACCTCacaccaaacccaccaccaccgccTCCACTTTCCTCGCCGCCTCCGCCGTAGTAGCCACCGCTGGAGCCGCCGCAATAGCCATATGTCAAGATCCAAAAGACCCATTTCTCAAAAAGGCACTGAATTCACTCTTCTCTAATAAGTCCAACAATTGCTCACTGCCACTTTGGGGCTCACTTTCTTTAGCTGAAaactcttcctcttcttcaacagTGGTCGAGTCCAAGACTGGGGTCTCGTTCCCTTCGGTTCTAGACGATTCTAAGCGCCTCCTCGGAATTGGGTTAAGGAAAAAAAGCGTGTTGGGACTCAAGAACATTGATGTTTATGCATTTG GGGTTTATGCTGATGataatgacttaaaaaaatttctgagtGAGAAATATGGAAAACTATCTAACACTGAGTTCAAGGAAAACAAGGAGTTTAATGAATATCTCATTGAAAATGATATATGTATGACTGTTAGACTTCAAATAGTCTACAGCAAATTGAGCATCCGTTCTGTACGTAGTGCTTTTGAAGAGTCAGTAGGGAGCAGACTGCAAAAGTTTGGGGGATCGGACAATAAAGATTTGCTTCAAAG AAGAGCCAGTTTTCCAAAGCTTGCTGCCAAAAAGGGGTCCTGTGTTCTCCTCTCTCCCCCTCCCCCCTAG
- the LOC126709444 gene encoding fatty-acid-binding protein 1 isoform X1 produces MVSLRFPFLFSQPPKPNPKLPHTKPTTTASTFLAASAVVATAGAAAIAICQDPKDPFLKKALNSLFSNKSNNCSLPLWGSLSLAENSSSSSTVVESKTGVSFPSVLDDSKRLLGIGLRKKSVLGLKNIDVYAFGVYADDNDLKKFLSEKYGKLSNTEFKENKEFNEYLIENDICMTVRLQIVYSKLSIRSVRSAFEESVGSRLQKFGGSDNKDLLQRFTSQFKDEYKIPRGSLIDLSREPGHVLCTKIDGKEVGSIQSQLLCQSILDLYIGKDPFDRQAKEDIEHNLASLLHK; encoded by the exons ATGGTCTCCCTGCGCTTTCCATTCTTGTTTTCTCAGCCCCCAAAGCCAAATCCAAAGCTACCTCacaccaaacccaccaccaccgccTCCACTTTCCTCGCCGCCTCCGCCGTAGTAGCCACCGCTGGAGCCGCCGCAATAGCCATATGTCAAGATCCAAAAGACCCATTTCTCAAAAAGGCACTGAATTCACTCTTCTCTAATAAGTCCAACAATTGCTCACTGCCACTTTGGGGCTCACTTTCTTTAGCTGAAaactcttcctcttcttcaacagTGGTCGAGTCCAAGACTGGGGTCTCGTTCCCTTCGGTTCTAGACGATTCTAAGCGCCTCCTCGGAATTGGGTTAAGGAAAAAAAGCGTGTTGGGACTCAAGAACATTGATGTTTATGCATTTG GGGTTTATGCTGATGataatgacttaaaaaaatttctgagtGAGAAATATGGAAAACTATCTAACACTGAGTTCAAGGAAAACAAGGAGTTTAATGAATATCTCATTGAAAATGATATATGTATGACTGTTAGACTTCAAATAGTCTACAGCAAATTGAGCATCCGTTCTGTACGTAGTGCTTTTGAAGAGTCAGTAGGGAGCAGACTGCAAAAGTTTGGGGGATCGGACAATAAAGATTTGCTTCAAAG GTTCACTTCACAGTTCAAAGATGAATATAAAATACCACGGGGATCTCTGATAGATCTGTCAAGGGAACCGGGCCATGTACTTTGCACAAAGA TTGACGGAAAGGAGGTGGGAAGTATCCAGAGCCAACTCCTGTGTCAATCAATTCTAGATTTGTATATTGGTAAGGATCCATTTGATAGACAAGCCAAAGAAGACATTGAACACAATTTGGCATCTCTCCTCCATAAGTAG